DNA sequence from the Pedobacter schmidteae genome:
TTTTACATCATCATTCTATTGCTTTCAGTTTTGCAAAAGTGCCTTTTATTTTTTAAAAAATTGCTTTTTTATGCTAATAATTGGTGCTTTGTTTAAGGACTGGAAATTACCTTGCTACAGATTCAAACTACCGGTGTACACACTGTTTGCTACCGTGTAATTTTCAACAGAAAGGAATGAGATGTAAGTTTCCATATAACGCCCCAATAGTTCCGGTTTCAGTGGCAATAAATCAAAATCATATCTGAGGACTTATTAAAAAAGGAACCATTAACCTTACTGGCACTATCTTTCCACTACACTTACCTGGCTTCCATTTCAATGTTTTGGGTAATAAACTTAAAAATTCGTTTTCTACCTTCGAATAGTCTTTTGGAAGCTTTTTATAGATAGCTCCATTTTTGACATTGCCTAATGTATCTACAATAAAAACAAGGGTTATTTTATTTCGTCCGGGTTCAAACTTAACATCATCATATTTAACCCTCCGAATGAAGAAAGAAAAGAAACTACCAAATCCACCGGGATATTCCGGCATCTGATCAACAGAAGTATAAACAACCGAGTGCATCGATTTATCATAATATTTCTGACAAGAACTTTGCTGGGCTTCACTTTTTTTATTAAAAAAGACAACTCCAATAAAACTCAGTGTAAAAATTAAGTATTTCATATCTCTTACTTTAATGGGACATTAATTCCAGTAGGGTTATACCAATACTTTTCAAATTCCGCTTTCATCGGTCCATACATACTCCCATATCCTTATCCCTGTAAATTTATTTCATTCAAAATAATTTATGAAATTCTTTTCTATAATTTATCCGTCTGGCTATTTCAAGATAAGACATAGGAAGGATTAGGTATATTTAAGTACATTTGAAGCCATGAACCCTACCCTGCAAGAGAAGCGTCCGGCGGCTTTACGTTTTATATTTATCACTTTGTTGATTGACGTCATTGGACTAGCCATCATCATTCCCGTTTTTCCTAAGCTGATTGAAGGATTAATTCATGGCGACATCAGTGATGCTTCTAAAATATCGGGACTGCTGCTGGTAGCTTATGCAGTAATGCAATTTCTTTGCGCACCATTGGTAGGCAACCTAAGTGATAAATATGGACGCCGACCTGTCCTGCTGTTTTCTTTGTTAGGTTTCGGGATTGACTACCTGTTTCTGGCTTTTGCGCCTACCATAGGCTGGCTGTTTGTGGGCCGGATTATTGCCGGAATTACAGGCGCCAGCTTTACCACAGCCTCGGCTTATATTGCAGATGTAAGTAGTCCGGAAAAGCGTGCACAAAACTTCGGGATGATTGGCGTAGCTTTTGGTCTGGGTTTTATATTAGGACCCGTTATTGGTGGTATTCTGGGCAAAATGGATACGCATTATCCCTTTTACGCCGCAGCCGCACTGGCATTATTAAACGCCGCTTACGGTTACTTTATCCTGCCGGAATCTTTACCGAAAGAACACCGTCGCGAACTGGACTGGAAACGTTGCAATCCACTGGGTTCATTGCTGCAGCTCAAAAAATACCCTTCAGT
Encoded proteins:
- a CDS encoding TCR/Tet family MFS transporter, whose protein sequence is MNPTLQEKRPAALRFIFITLLIDVIGLAIIIPVFPKLIEGLIHGDISDASKISGLLLVAYAVMQFLCAPLVGNLSDKYGRRPVLLFSLLGFGIDYLFLAFAPTIGWLFVGRIIAGITGASFTTASAYIADVSSPEKRAQNFGMIGVAFGLGFILGPVIGGILGKMDTHYPFYAAAALALLNAAYGYFILPESLPKEHRRELDWKRCNPLGSLLQLKKYPSVINLSICLFLVYFAGHAVQSVWTFYTMQKFSWNEDIVGYSLGFIGLMIAVVQGGLIRVAIPKLGQERSIWIGLMLYAIGMVLFGLANKGWMMFAYMVPYALGGIAGPALQGIMTNQVPANEQGELQGGLTSLMSLSSIFGPWFMTYIFYYFTKENAPVYLPGAPYFIGAALMLLSAILAMRSFKKN